Proteins encoded in a region of the Vicia villosa cultivar HV-30 ecotype Madison, WI linkage group LG5, Vvil1.0, whole genome shotgun sequence genome:
- the LOC131606381 gene encoding uncharacterized protein LOC131606381: MEKSRIFLVVLLLSESLVAMAEAEYLKYKDPKQPLDTRIKDLVDRMTLEEKIGQMLQIERTVASADIVNKYYIGSLLSAGGSVPKVNATANDWVDMINEFQKGALSTRLGIPIIYGVDAVHGHNNVYNATIFPHNVGIGATRDPQLVKKIGDATALEARATGVSYLFAPSVAVCRDPRWGRCYESYSEDHKIVQDMTEIILGLQGDLPPNSPKGVPYVAGNNKVAACAKHYVGDGGTTKGINENNTIITTHELLSIHMPAYYDSIIKGVSTIMVSYSSLNGQKMHSNYDLITEFLKNTLHFRGFVISDFFGLDKITSPPHANYTYSIEVGINAGIDMVMTARDFPEFIDILTLLVKKNIVPMKRIDDAVERILRVKFVMGLFENPLADYSLASQLGSQEHRELAREAVRKSLVLLKNGENADKPLLPLPKKAPKILVSGSHADNLGYQCGGWTIQWQGVSGNNITSGTTILSAIKNTVDKDTEIVYQENPSLEYVKSNDFSYAIVVVGETPYAETNGDSLNLTLSGNGAETINNVCGGVKCVVVLITGRPVVMLPYVDIIEGLVAAWLPGSEGYGVTDVLFGDYGFSGKLPRTWFKSVDQLPMNVGDSHYDPLFPFGFGLTTQGLKTT, from the exons ATGGAGAAAAGTAGAATATTTTTGGTGGTGCTCTTGTTGTCGGAGTCATTAGTAGCTATGGCAGAAGCTGAATATTTGAAATACAAAGATCCAAAGCAGCCATTGGATACTCGAATTAAGGATCTTGTTGATAGAATGACTTTGGAAGAGAAAATCGGTCAAATGCTTCAAATTGAGCGCACGGTTGCTTCTGCTGATATTGTGAACAAGTATTACATTG GGAGTCTTCTGAGTGCCGGTGGAAGTGTTCCTAAGGTGAATGCAACTGCAAATGATTGGGTTGATATGATAAATGAGTTTCAGAAAGGTGCATTGTCGACAAGGCTTGGAATTCCAATAATATATGGAGTTGATGCTGTTCATGGTCATAACAATGTTTATAATGCTACTATTTTTCCTCACAATGTTGGTATAGGAGCTACAAG GGATCCTCAACTAGTGAAGAAGATTGGTGATGCAACTGCTCTTGAAGCCAGAGCGACCGGAGTTTCATATCTCTTTGCTCCTAGCGTTGCG GTTTGTAGAGATCCAAGATGGGGAAGATGTTATGAAAGTTATAGCGAAGATCATAAAATTGTTCAAGATATGACCGAGATCATTCTAGGATTACAAGGTGATCTCCCTCCAAATTCACCCAAGGGGGTTCCATATGTTGCCGGAAATAATAAAGTAGCAGCTTGTGCAAAACACTATGTTGGTGATGGTGGAACGACAAAAGGAATCAATGAGAATAACACAATTATAACCACACATGAATTACTTAGCATTCACATGCCAGCTTACTATGACTCAATTATTAAGGGTGTCTCGACCATCATGGTTTCTTACTCAAGTTTGAATGGACAAAAAATGCATAGTAATTACGATTTAATCACAGAATTTCTCAAGAACACACTCCATTTTAGA GGTTTTGTCATATCAGATTTTTTTGGACTTGACAAGATAACTTCACCTCCTCATGCTAACTACACATATTCAATTGAAGTTGGAATCAATGCCGGAATTGACATg GTGATGACTGCACGTGACTTCCCAGAATTCATAGATATCTTAACTTTACTAGTGAAAAAAAATATTGTACCTATGAAAAGAATTGATGATGCAGTGGAGAGAATTTTGAGAGTCAAGTTTGTGATGGGTTTATTTGAAAATCCATTGGCTGATTACAGTCTTGCCAGCCAACTCGGGAGCCAG GAGCATAGAGAATTGGCTAGAGAAGCTGTGAGGAAATCGTTGGTACTATTAAAGAACGGTGAAAACGCTGATAAGCCGTTGCTTCCTCTTCCAAAAAAGGCTCCAAAAATACTTGTTTCTGGAAGTCATGCTGATAATCTAGGCTATCAATGTGGTGGATGGACGATTCAATGGCAAGGAGTTAGCGGTAACAACATTACTAGTGGTACCACAATTCTGAGTGCAATAAAAAATACAGTTGACAAAGACACTGAGATAGTCTATCAGGAGAATCCATCTCTCGAATATGTAAAATCAAATGATTTTTCATATGCGATTGTGGTAGTCGGAGAGACACCCTATGCAGAAACAAATGGTGACAGCTTGAACTTAACGTTATCCGGTAATGGAGCAGAAACAATAAACAATGTATGTGGTGGAGTGAAATGTGTGGTTGTGTTAATCACTGGAAGACCTGTCGTTATGTTACCATATGTCGACATAATTGAAGGACTTGTTGCAGCATGGCTTCCTGGTAGTGAAGGTTATGGTGTCACAGATGTTTTATTTGGTGATTATGGATTTAGTGGTAAGCTTCCAAGGACATGGTTTAAGAGTGTTGATCAGTTACCTATGAATGTTGGTGATTCCCATTATGATCCTTTGTTTCCATTTGGATTTGGTCTTACAACTCAAGGTCTTAAGACTACTTAG